The proteins below come from a single Natrinema sp. SYSU A 869 genomic window:
- a CDS encoding zinc ribbon domain-containing protein, giving the protein MRDDDRGCPKCDHTETEIDEISTTGSGLSKMFDIQNRSFHVVSCTNCGYSELYKGQSSGDMIDLFLG; this is encoded by the coding sequence ATGAGAGACGACGATCGCGGCTGTCCGAAGTGCGACCACACGGAGACTGAGATCGACGAGATTTCGACGACCGGGAGCGGGCTCTCGAAGATGTTCGACATCCAAAATCGGAGCTTCCACGTTGTGAGCTGTACGAACTGTGGCTACTCGGAACTCTACAAGGGGCAGTCGTCGGGCGACATGATCGATTTGTTCCTCGGCTAG